The genomic DNA CCCGTGACATGCGAAGAGACCCGCCGCACTTTCGTGCGACGGGCCCCCCAGTGTCCGTTTCGCCCGGACTTGGCACGTGGCGTGGCGGTTACTTCTTGCCCTTGCCCGACCCCGCGCTCTCGTCGCTGGACAGGACCGCGATGAAGGCCTCCTGCGGAACCTCCACCGAACCCACCATCTTCATCCGCTTCTTGCCTTCCTTCTGCTTCTCCAGCAGCTTCCGCTTGCGGGAGATGTCACCGCCGTAGCACTTGGCGAGGACGTCCTTGCGGATGGCGCGAATGGTCTCGCGGGCGATCACCCGGGAGCCGATGGCGGCCTGGATGGGCACCTCGAAGGCCTGGCGCGGGATGAGCTCGCGCAGCTTGGCGACGAGCCGCACGCCGTACGCGTACGCCGCGTCCTTGTGGGTGATCGCCGAGAAGGCGTCCACCTTGTCGCCGTGCAGCAGGATGTCGACCTTGACCAGGCTGGAGGTCTGCTCGCCGGTGGGCTCGTAGTCCAGTGAGGCGTATCCGCGCGTCTTCGACTTCAGCTGGTCGAAGAAGTCGAAGACGATCTCCGCGAGGGGCAGGGTGTATCGGATCTCCACCCGGTCCTCGGAGAGGTAGTCCATGCCGAGCAGGGTGCCGCGCCGGGTCTGGCACAGCTCCATGATCGAGCCGATGAACTCGGTCGGCGCCAGGATCGTGGCACGCACGACCGGCTCGTAGACCTCGTCGATCTTGCCTTCGGGGAACTCGCTCGGGTTCGTGACGGTGTGCTCGGTGCCGTCCTCCATGATCACGCGGTAGACCACGTTGGGCGCGGTGGCGATGAGGTCGAGGCCGAACTCGCGCTCCAGCCGCTCGCGGATCACGTCGAGGTGGAGCAGGCCGAGGAAGCCGACGCGGAAGCCGAAGCCGAGGGCGGCGGAGGTCTCCGGCTCGTAGACCAGGGCGGCGTCGTTGAGCTGGAGCTTGTCCAGCGCCTCGCGCAGCTCGGGGTAGTCGGAGCCGTCCAGCGGATACAGGCCGGAGAAGACCATGGGCCTGGGGTCCTTGTAGCCGCCGAGCGCGTCCTCGGCACCCTTGTGCTGGCTGGTGACGGTGTCGCCGACCTTGGACTGGCGGACGTCCTTCACACCGGTGATCAGGTAGCCCACCTCACCGACGCCGAGGCCGTCGGCGGCGAGCATCTCCGGCGAGTTGGTGCCGATCTCCAGCAGCTCGTGGGTGGCGCCGGTGGACATCATCCGGATCCGCTCGCGCTTGTTGAGCTGGCCGTCGATGACACGGACGTACGTCACCACTCCGCGGTAGGAGTCGTAGACGGAGTCGAAGATCATCGCGCGGGCGGGGGCGTCCTTGACGCCGACCGGGGCCGGGACCTCGGCGACGACCTTGTCGAGCAGCACGTCGACGCCGAGGCCTGTCTTGGCGGAGACCTTGAGCACGTCGTCGGGGTCGCAGCCGACCAGGTTGGCCAGCTCCTCGGCGAACTTCTCGGGCTGCGCGGCCGGCAGGTCGATCTTGTTCAGGACGGGGATGATCGTGAGGTCGTTCTCCATCGCCAGGTACAGGTTGGCGAGGGTCTGGGCCTCGATGCCCTGGGCGGCGTCGACGAGGAGGATGGTGCCCTCGCACGCGGCCAGCGACCGCGACACCTCGTAGGTGAAGTCGACGTGACCCGGGGTGTCGATCATGTTGAGGATGTGCGTGGCGCCCTTGTCGTGGGTCGGGGCCCACGGCAACCGCACCGCCTGGGACTTGATCGTGATGCCGCGCTCGCGCTCGATGTCCATGCGGTCGAGGTACTGGGCGCGCATCTGCCGCTGCTCGACCACACCGGTCAGCTGGAGCATCCGGTCGGCGAGCGTGGACTTGCCGTGGTCGATGTGCGCGATGATGCAGAAGTTGCGGATCAGCGCCGGGTCGGTACGGCTCGGCTCGGGCACATGGCTGGGGATCGCGGGCACGCAGGGTCCTGATTCTTGAGGCGTCCGCAGTGTCTGCGGTCTCGGGTCTCGGGTCGGATCGATACGTAGCCTCCATGGTCCCACGGGTGGGGAGCCGGTACGGGTTTGGGACCCTCCGCGACCCGCTGGTAGTGTGGGTGGCTGTGTCTCTTGCCCTCTCAGCGCGAGGCACTCCTTCAAGAAATCACCGGCACGGGACCCTCGCGGCCTCGTGCCTGAACCTGCAAAGGCTCATTCGTGGCGAACATCAAGTCCCAGATCAAGCGGAACAAGACCAACGAGAAGGCCCGGCTGCGCAACAAGTCGGTCAAGTCCTCTCTGAAGACCGCGATCCGCAAGGCCCGTGAGGCCGCTGCCGCGGGTGACGTCGAGAAGGCCACCGAGTACCAGCGCGTCGCTTCGCGCCAGCTCGACAAGGCCGTCTCCAAGGGCGTCATCCACAAGAACCAGGCCGCCAACAAGAAGTCGGCGCTGGCGCAGAAGGTCGGCGCTCTCAAGGGCTGAACCCCCTGTCTGGATTTATCTGGTGTGACCGCCGGAAGGACCCAGAGCGGGCCCTCTCTCATCCGCTCCCGTCCGGCACCCAGGATCCGTGCGCGGCCTGCGTTCGCCACGCGGGCATGGATCCGCGAGCTTGATCCGAAGGCCCCGGTGGCCGTCCTTCCCCAGGACGGACGCCGGGGCCTTCGGCCCGTCCGGGGGTCGGACACCGCGGCCCTCCATCGGTCCCGGGTGCGAGGCCGGGCGAACGGGGCCGAGCGAGTAGGCCCACGAGAGCGAGGCCGGGCGAACGGGGCCGGGCGAGCGGGCCCACGAAAGCGAGGCCGGGCGAGCGGGGCCGGGCGGGCGGGCCCACGAGAGCGAGGCCGGGCGAACGGAACCGGGCGAGTAGGCCCACGAGTGGCCGGACGGTGGGCCTACGACCGGCCCCGGGAACGCGCCGCCCGGGCGATGATCACCACGGCCTTCTCCAGGGCGTACTCGGGATCGTCCCCGGCGCCCTTCACGCCCGCGTCGGCCTCGGCCACCGCGCGCAGGGCCACGGAGACGCCGTCCGGGGTCCAGCCGCGCATCTGCTGCCGGACGCGGTCGATCTTCCAGGGCGGCATCCCCAGCTCGCGGGCGAGGTCGGCGGGGCGTCCGCCGCGGGCGGAGGACAGCTTGCCGATGGCCCGCACGCCCTGCGCGAGGGCACTGGTGATCAGCACCGGCGCCACTCCCGTCGCCAGCGACCAGCGCAGCGCCTCCAGCGCCTCCACCGTGCGTCCCTCGACGGCGCGGTCGGCGACCGTGAAGCTGGAGGCCTCCGCCCGCCCGGTGTAGTACCGCCCGACGACCGCCTCGTCGATGGTCCCCTCGACGTCGGCGGTCAGCTGGGACACCGCCGAGGCCAGCTCCCTGAGGTCGCTGCCGATCGCGTCGACCAGGGCCTGGCAGGCCTCGGGCGTGGCCGACCGCCCGGCCGTGCGGAACTCCGCGCGCACGAAGGCCAGCCGGTCGGCGGGCTTCGTCATCTTCGGGCAGGCCACCTCGCGCGCCCCCGCCTTGCGGCCGGCGTCGAGCACGCCCTTGCCCTTGGCGCCGCCCGCGTGCAGCAGGACGAGGGTGATCTCCTCGGCGGGGGCGCCGAGGTAGGCCTTGACGTCCTTGACCGTGTCGGCGGACAGGTCCTGCGCATTGCGTACGACCACGACTTTGCGCTCGGCGAAGAGCGAGGGGCTGGTGAGCTCGGCGAGGGTGCCGGGCTGCAGCTGGTCGGGGGTGAGGTCGCGTACGTCCGTGTCGGCGTCGGCGGCCTTCGCGGCGGCCACCACCTCCTGCACGGCACGGTCGAGCAGGAGGTCCTCCTGGCCCACGGCAAGGGTCACCGGGGCGAGAGGGTCGTCGTTCGCAGTCTTCCTGGCCATCGGGACAAGCATCGCACGCACGACTGACAACGCCGGACCTGATGCTGGACGGGTACCTGGCCTACGGCTCCTCGCGCCAGCCCTCCCACTCCCCCGCGAACGCGTCCAGTTCACCGGGGTCCAGCAGCCCGCGTTCGTCCCGCAGGACGAGGAGCCACTGGGCGTCCTCCGCGTCGTCCTCGCCGGCCAGAGCGTCCCTCAGGATCCGCGGTTCCTCGTCGGTCCCGAACCGCTCCCCGAGTTCCTGGGCGGCCTCCTCCGCGGCGTCGCGGTCGGGCAGCACCAGTACATGTCTCACGTCGCTCACGGTGCCATTGTCGGTCAGCTCCGGTCGGCTCCGGTCAGCCCTTGGGCACGGTCTGCACGTCGAGGTCGATGCGGATGCTGGGGCCGACCACGGCGATGCCGCGGGCCAGCATCGTCTGCCAGCTCACCGTGAAGTCGTCGCGGTGCAGTTCGGTGGTGGCGCGGCAGGCGGCCCGCGTCTCGCCCTCCATGCCGTTGCCGAGTCCGAGGTACTCGGTGTCCAGGGTGACCGTGCGCGTCACACCGTGCAGGGACAGCGCCCCGGTGACGGCCCAGCGGTTGCCGCCGCGGTGCGTGAAGCGGTCGCTGTAGAACTCCAGGGTCGGGTAGCGCTGCACGTCCAGGAAGTCGGCCGACCGCAGGTGGTCGTCGCGCATCTTCACGTTGGTGTCGATGGACGCCGCGTCGATCACGACGTGCATCGCCGACTGCTCCATGTCCTCGGCGATCCGCACCGCGCCCGCGAAGGAGTTGAACCGGCCGTGGATCCGGGCCAGCCCGATGTGCCGCGCGGTGAACGCGATCGAGGAGTGCGCCGGCTCGATCTCCCAGTCACCCGGCGCGGGCAGCTCCGGCGGCTGGGCCACTTGCAGCGTCACGTCCCCGAGCGAGGCCAGCGTGTCCTCGACGACCGTCGCGGAGGCCCGGTACGGGGTGTAGCCCTCGGCGGACACGGCGAGCCGGTACTCCCCCGCGGGCACCGTCGCCACGAACGACCCGAAGGGGTCGGTACCGCCGCCGACCACCTTGCGCCCCATGGCGTCGCTGACCGTGAACTCCGCGTTCGGCACCGGATCGCTGACGGGGTCCAAAACGCGGCAGCTCAGCACCCCCGCGTCCGGCGGGGTGTGCACCGCCGCCAGGGGACCCGTCCGTTGCATCCGCTTCGTTCGGCTTCCCAGCAAGCGGCCGATCATTTGCGACACCCTCTGCACGACATCGGAAAACTAGTTGACGGAGAAACATTCGATCACCGATGTGGCTTTCGAGGCAACACGGGACCACATCACGGGAAACCGTCGTATGTGCTGGGAGTGGGCAGGAGTGGACCTGTGTGCTCCGGTTTCGCCGCACCGGGCGGGATTCCTCACAGCCGGGACACAGGCGGCACCGGTGGCACGGGAGGCAGCTCGTCGAGGCGGATGCCGAAGTGGTCACGGTAGGCCGCGAAGACCTCCTCGTCCGTCTTCAGCTCCTGCTCCTCCCGAACACCGTCGGCGGCCGTCGCCGTGAGCCGGCGTCCACTGAGCGTGATCCTGCCTCCGTCCTCCGCGAGCCGTGAGCAGACCGGTGACTGGAGGAAGTGCGACCGGGGTGAGGTGCTGTGCCACCAGGCGCCGGACACGAAGTCGTCGAGCACCCTGGGACGCGTTTCCACCCGGTAGACCAGCTTTCCGTCCCGCAGTACGTCGAGGTCGCCCCGCTCCCCGGCCGGGTCCGGCCCCGCCTCGACCACGCGGAACGTCCCCCCGGGATCCACCTGCCCACCCCGCTCCGCGAACGCCAGCGGACCGTGGCTGTGCGCCCCGAACCCGACGTCCGCCAGCCATTCGCCCCCGTCCGCCGTCCGCACCAGCAGAGCCATGTGGTCGTACGGGATCCCGAGCCGGCCCCCGTCGCCGTACACCCGCGCCGCCAGCAGCGTGACCTCGTACCCGAGGGCGGTGAGCAACGCCCCGAAGAGCCCGTTGAGCTCGTAACAGAACCCGCCCCTTCCCGCACCCACGACCTTGTCCCACAGCCGCCGCTCCTCCAGCACGATCTCCTCGCCCAGATGGACGGAGAGGTTCTCGAAGGGCACCGTTCGAAGGTGCCGCAGGTGCAGCGATCGCAGGGAGTCCGGGGTGGGCACCTCGGGGCGCTCGGCTCCCAGACGGCGGAGGTAGGCGTCGACCTGAACTGAATCCATGACTCAGTCTCTGGTCACTCGGAACTACGATGCGCGGCTGGCCGGGTGGCCGTAGGTGTTGTCCTCACCGCAGCCGATGAGCGTCAGTCGTGGGGGGACGGCCCGTTGGGTGCGCGGGCGGGCGGTCAGCCCAGAGCGCCAGGCTCCGGTTTCGGGCCCACTCGATGGCGAACGCGTCGAGCTCCGCGCCGGTCATGCGCAGCTCGTGGCCGCGGCCCTCGCTCTTGGAGTCACCGACGGCGAACGCGTCCACGGCAGCCACGAGGGGGACGGTGGTCAGGCACGTCTCGTTGTCGCCTCCGAGGTTGCCGCCACACCATTTCTTGGCGGGCGTGTCGGCTGCCGACAACTCGTACAGGTTCTGCATCTCTTGCCTCCAGAGGGTTGGTTCGTCGTACTTCGGAGAGGCGGTCTCCGGCCGTCTTGCCCGACCAGGAGAGCCCTGGTCAGGTCGTGCGGGCCCATCCCGCCGGAAGCTCGCGGTCCTCCGACGGGACGGGCGTTCCGGGGCGCGACCCTGACCCTGCGGTCGCCATGGGGGTGCGTCAGCTCGGTGTTCGCGCCAGCACCAGGGCGAGGACCGGGACCGAGACGGCCGCCACGTACGCAAGCAGTCCGATGAGCGCCTTCACGACCGCATCGCCTGCACCAGCAGGACCCGGGCCAGGATGCGGACGGCGGCCGAGTCCGGCTCCACCAGGTCGGCGTGCGCGCGGTGCGCCCAGATGTTCCAGCCGGGCCCGGAGTTTGCGCCCTCGTGGGCGACCAGGACGGCGTCGTCGGGGTCGGGGATCGGTTCGTCGCAGTACCGGCACACGTGCCATCGGGCGGTCACCGGTGCTCACCGCCCACCGTCTGGTAGTGGTCGCACAGGGCATTCACGGTCCTGGCGAGGCGCTGTGCGTGCCTGATGCCGACAGGCAGAGTGCGGCCGGGCTCGAGACGCAGCCGCATGCGGGCCTCTCCGATACAGGCGAGCGCGCAGACGCGCGGCACGTCGTCCTCGGGCCAGGTGAGGGCCTCGGCAAGCCCGACCAGCCCGCTCTCAGCTACCCGCCACCCGCAACTCCCTCCCCGAACCCGCGACCGCCACCGACCCGTCCCGGTCCGTGCGCAGCACCGTCGCTCCCCGGGCGCGCAGTGCCGCGACGGTGCCGGGTGCCGGGTGGCCGTAGGTGTTGTCCTCGCCGCAGCTGATGAGCGCCAGACGTGGGGCGACCCGGCGCAGGAACGCGAAGTCCTGGTGGGCCGAGCCGTGGTGGGCCACCTTCAGCACGTCGACACCCTTCAGCGCCGCTGCCGCCGGGGAGCGGGCCAGCTCCCGCTGGGCCGGGGGCTCCAGGTCGCCGAGCAGGAGCACGCGCAGGCCCGCCGTCCGGACCAGGAGGGTGACGCTGGCGTCGTTGGGGCCGCCCTCCGTGCCCGGTGCGGTGGTGGTCGGTGGGCTCGGCGGGGGCCAGACCACCTGCCAGGACAGCGGGCCGGAGCGGCGCTGTTCTCCGGCGGTGGCGTGCCGCACGGGGATGCCTCGGGAGGCCGCCTGTCTCCGGACGAACCCGGCTTGGTCCGGGGGCTCTTCCAGGGCGGTCGTCTCAATCGCGCCCACCGAGCGGCCCCGCAGCACCCCGGGGAGCCCGGCCACGTGGTCGGCGTGGAAGTGGGTGAGTAGGACGAGGGGGACGCGGGTGATGCCGAGGGAACGCAGGCAGTGGTCGACCAGGGCGGGGTCGGGGCCCGCGTCCACGACCACGGCCGTCCCCTCTCCCGCGGCGAGGACCAGCGCGTCGCCCTGGCCCACGTCGCACATCACCATCCGCCAGCCGGGCGGGGGCCAGCCCCTGATGACCCGGGCCAGCGGGGGCGGTTGCACCACGACGAGGATCAGGAGCAGCGCGCAAGCGCCGCACCACCAGGGATGCCGCAGCAGGCGTCGGCCTGCCAGCAGCACGCCCACCGTGACGAGGGCGAGCAGCGCCGCCCCGGCCCAGCTGCCCTGCCAGTCCACTCCCGCACCGGGCAGCGCGGCCCCGGTCCGCGCGATCCCCGCGATCCACTCCGCCGGCCAGCCTCCGCACCAGGCCAGGCTCTTGGCCAGCGGCATCGCCACCGGCGCCGTCGCCAACGCCGCGAAGCCCAGGACCGTGGCCGGGGCCACCGCGAACTCCGCCAGCAGGTTGCACGGCACCCCCACCAGGCTCACCCGCGCCGACAGCACCGCGACCACCGGCGCGCACAGGGCCTGCGCGGCACCCGCGGCGGCCAGCGCCTCCGCCAGCCGAGGCGGCACCCCGCGCCTTCTCAACGCCGCGCTCCACCGGGGAGCGATTGTGAGCAGTGCGCCCGTGGCGAGCACGGAGAGCAGGAAGCCGTAACTGCGGGCCAGCCACGGGTCGTAGAGCACCAGGAGCAGTACCGCCGTCGCCAGGGCCGGGAGGAGGGATCTGCGGCGTCCGGTGGCCAGGGCGAGCAGGGCGACGGACCCGCAGGCCGCCGCGCGCAGCACGCTCGGGTCCGGCCGACACACGACGACGAAGGCGAGCGCGAGCAGTCCGCCGAGCAGTGCGGTCGTGCGCAGATGCAGGCCGAGGCGGGGCGCCAGGCCTCGGCGCTCGCTGCGCGGGGCCAGGCCCGGCGGGCCCAGGAGCAGCGCGAGCACGATCGTGAAGTTGGCGCCGGACACGGCCAGCGTGTGCGTCAGGTCGGTTTCCTTGAAAGCCTCCTCCAACTCCGGCGTGATGCGTGAGGTGTCGCCGACGACCAGGCCCGGCAGCAACGCCCTCGCGTCCGTCGACAGGTCCTCGGTCGCCTCGCGCAGGCCGGACCGCAGCCGGCCCGCGAGCCGTTGCGCCGTCGAAGGCTTCGACGCCACCTCCGGTGCCTGTCCTCCGGGCCGTACGCGCAGCACCGCGGCGATCCGGTCGCCGCGCGTCCTCGGGGGTGACAGGCGGGCGGTGACGCGGAGCCGGGTGGTCGGCAGCAGGTTCAGCCAGCGGGAGGGTGCGGCGGGCTGCGTGCGGGACCGCTCGCCTTCCCGGCCTTCCCCCTCGTCCCCGCCTTCCCCCTCGTCCCCGCCTTCCCCGCCTTCCTCACCTACGTCCACCAGGACGAGCACCGGCGTCCGGGTCGTCACCGGCGTACCGCCCCTCGCGCTCACCTGTCGCACGTCTGCCTCGATCAGCACGGTGGGCGGCACCGCGCGGTTGCCCCGGACGCGCGGCCGGGTGAGGCGGGGGTCGGCCGTGACCTCCACCTCCGCGGTGACGGTGGCGTAGCGCCGGGCTGCCTCGGGGACGGGCCCGCGGCGCAGGTCCGCGCCGTGCAGCGCGGCCGAGGTGGCGGACGCGGCGACGCAGAGGAGCAGGGCGGCGACCGGGGCACGGAACCGTCCGCGCCGCGACGCCGACAGCAGTGCCCCGGCCAGGAGCAGAGTGACCGTCACCACGCCCACCGCCCAGCCCGTCGGCACGTCCAGCGTCAGCGCCGCCGTCGCCCAGGCCGCGAGGGCGGGTGGGACCAGGCGCAGGTCGGCGG from Streptomyces sp. CB09001 includes the following:
- the lepA gene encoding translation elongation factor 4; its protein translation is MPAIPSHVPEPSRTDPALIRNFCIIAHIDHGKSTLADRMLQLTGVVEQRQMRAQYLDRMDIERERGITIKSQAVRLPWAPTHDKGATHILNMIDTPGHVDFTYEVSRSLAACEGTILLVDAAQGIEAQTLANLYLAMENDLTIIPVLNKIDLPAAQPEKFAEELANLVGCDPDDVLKVSAKTGLGVDVLLDKVVAEVPAPVGVKDAPARAMIFDSVYDSYRGVVTYVRVIDGQLNKRERIRMMSTGATHELLEIGTNSPEMLAADGLGVGEVGYLITGVKDVRQSKVGDTVTSQHKGAEDALGGYKDPRPMVFSGLYPLDGSDYPELREALDKLQLNDAALVYEPETSAALGFGFRVGFLGLLHLDVIRERLEREFGLDLIATAPNVVYRVIMEDGTEHTVTNPSEFPEGKIDEVYEPVVRATILAPTEFIGSIMELCQTRRGTLLGMDYLSEDRVEIRYTLPLAEIVFDFFDQLKSKTRGYASLDYEPTGEQTSSLVKVDILLHGDKVDAFSAITHKDAAYAYGVRLVAKLRELIPRQAFEVPIQAAIGSRVIARETIRAIRKDVLAKCYGGDISRKRKLLEKQKEGKKRMKMVGSVEVPQEAFIAVLSSDESAGSGKGKK
- the holA gene encoding DNA polymerase III subunit delta: MARKTANDDPLAPVTLAVGQEDLLLDRAVQEVVAAAKAADADTDVRDLTPDQLQPGTLAELTSPSLFAERKVVVVRNAQDLSADTVKDVKAYLGAPAEEITLVLLHAGGAKGKGVLDAGRKAGAREVACPKMTKPADRLAFVRAEFRTAGRSATPEACQALVDAIGSDLRELASAVSQLTADVEGTIDEAVVGRYYTGRAEASSFTVADRAVEGRTVEALEALRWSLATGVAPVLITSALAQGVRAIGKLSSARGGRPADLARELGMPPWKIDRVRQQMRGWTPDGVSVALRAVAEADAGVKGAGDDPEYALEKAVVIIARAARSRGRS
- a CDS encoding arylamine N-acetyltransferase, which gives rise to MDSVQVDAYLRRLGAERPEVPTPDSLRSLHLRHLRTVPFENLSVHLGEEIVLEERRLWDKVVGAGRGGFCYELNGLFGALLTALGYEVTLLAARVYGDGGRLGIPYDHMALLVRTADGGEWLADVGFGAHSHGPLAFAERGGQVDPGGTFRVVEAGPDPAGERGDLDVLRDGKLVYRVETRPRVLDDFVSGAWWHSTSPRSHFLQSPVCSRLAEDGGRITLSGRRLTATAADGVREEQELKTDEEVFAAYRDHFGIRLDELPPVPPVPPVSRL
- the rpsT gene encoding 30S ribosomal protein S20; protein product: MANIKSQIKRNKTNEKARLRNKSVKSSLKTAIRKAREAAAAGDVEKATEYQRVASRQLDKAVSKGVIHKNQAANKKSALAQKVGALKG
- a CDS encoding DUF6415 family natural product biosynthesis protein — encoded protein: MPRVCALACIGEARMRLRLEPGRTLPVGIRHAQRLARTVNALCDHYQTVGGEHR
- a CDS encoding ComEC/Rec2 family competence protein; the protein is MSRHMTGADRPDGLAGSDQSPARPSRAAVHAASGHRLGAAHPRQEGPADLRLVPPALAAWATAALTLDVPTGWAVGVVTVTLLLAGALLSASRRGRFRAPVAALLLCVAASATSAALHGADLRRGPVPEAARRYATVTAEVEVTADPRLTRPRVRGNRAVPPTVLIEADVRQVSARGGTPVTTRTPVLVLVDVGEEGGEGGDEGEGGDEGEGREGERSRTQPAAPSRWLNLLPTTRLRVTARLSPPRTRGDRIAAVLRVRPGGQAPEVASKPSTAQRLAGRLRSGLREATEDLSTDARALLPGLVVGDTSRITPELEEAFKETDLTHTLAVSGANFTIVLALLLGPPGLAPRSERRGLAPRLGLHLRTTALLGGLLALAFVVVCRPDPSVLRAAACGSVALLALATGRRRSLLPALATAVLLLVLYDPWLARSYGFLLSVLATGALLTIAPRWSAALRRRGVPPRLAEALAAAGAAQALCAPVVAVLSARVSLVGVPCNLLAEFAVAPATVLGFAALATAPVAMPLAKSLAWCGGWPAEWIAGIARTGAALPGAGVDWQGSWAGAALLALVTVGVLLAGRRLLRHPWWCGACALLLILVVVQPPPLARVIRGWPPPGWRMVMCDVGQGDALVLAAGEGTAVVVDAGPDPALVDHCLRSLGITRVPLVLLTHFHADHVAGLPGVLRGRSVGAIETTALEEPPDQAGFVRRQAASRGIPVRHATAGEQRRSGPLSWQVVWPPPSPPTTTAPGTEGGPNDASVTLLVRTAGLRVLLLGDLEPPAQRELARSPAAAALKGVDVLKVAHHGSAHQDFAFLRRVAPRLALISCGEDNTYGHPAPGTVAALRARGATVLRTDRDGSVAVAGSGRELRVAGS
- a CDS encoding YceI family protein, which encodes MIGRLLGSRTKRMQRTGPLAAVHTPPDAGVLSCRVLDPVSDPVPNAEFTVSDAMGRKVVGGGTDPFGSFVATVPAGEYRLAVSAEGYTPYRASATVVEDTLASLGDVTLQVAQPPELPAPGDWEIEPAHSSIAFTARHIGLARIHGRFNSFAGAVRIAEDMEQSAMHVVIDAASIDTNVKMRDDHLRSADFLDVQRYPTLEFYSDRFTHRGGNRWAVTGALSLHGVTRTVTLDTEYLGLGNGMEGETRAACRATTELHRDDFTVSWQTMLARGIAVVGPSIRIDLDVQTVPKG
- a CDS encoding DUF397 domain-containing protein, with amino-acid sequence MQNLYELSAADTPAKKWCGGNLGGDNETCLTTVPLVAAVDAFAVGDSKSEGRGHELRMTGAELDAFAIEWARNRSLALWADRPPAHPTGRPPTTDAHRLR